The Streptomyces aurantiacus genome includes a region encoding these proteins:
- the purD gene encoding phosphoribosylamine--glycine ligase, translated as MKVLVIGSGAREHALCRSLSLDPDVTALHCAPGNAGIADVAELHPVDALDGKAVAALATDLGAELVVVGPEAPLVAGVADAVREAGIPAFGPSKEAARLEGSKAFAKDVMAGAAVPTARSYVCTTPDEVDVALDAFGAPYVVKDDGLAAGKGVVVTDDLDAARAHANACDRVVIEEFLDGPEVSLFAITDGETVVPLQPAQDFKRALNDDEGPNTGGMGAYSPLPWADPKLVEEVMQTVLQPTVDEMRRRGTPFSGLLYAGLAITSRGVRVIEFNARFGDPETQVVLARLKTPLSGVLLASAEGTLADLAPLRWSDDAAVTVVIASHNYPGTPRTGDPIEGLDEVAAQDAPHAYVLHAGTKRDGDAVVSAGGRVLSVTASGTDLTQARTRAYTAVNRIRLDGSQHRTDIAAKVAEAAGE; from the coding sequence GTGAAGGTCCTCGTCATCGGCAGCGGTGCCCGCGAACACGCCCTGTGCCGCTCCCTCTCCCTCGACCCCGACGTCACCGCGCTGCACTGTGCTCCAGGCAACGCGGGCATCGCCGATGTGGCCGAGCTGCACCCGGTCGACGCCCTCGACGGCAAGGCCGTGGCAGCGCTGGCCACGGACCTCGGCGCCGAGCTGGTGGTCGTCGGCCCGGAGGCCCCCCTCGTGGCCGGGGTCGCCGACGCCGTGCGTGAGGCGGGCATTCCGGCGTTCGGACCCTCGAAGGAGGCCGCCCGGCTGGAGGGCTCCAAGGCCTTCGCCAAGGACGTGATGGCGGGCGCGGCCGTGCCCACCGCCCGCTCGTACGTGTGCACGACCCCCGACGAGGTCGACGTGGCGCTCGACGCCTTCGGCGCCCCGTACGTGGTGAAGGACGACGGTCTCGCGGCCGGCAAGGGCGTCGTCGTGACCGATGACCTCGACGCGGCGAGGGCCCACGCCAACGCCTGCGACCGTGTGGTCATCGAGGAGTTCCTCGACGGTCCCGAGGTCTCCCTCTTCGCGATCACCGACGGCGAGACGGTCGTCCCCTTGCAGCCGGCCCAGGACTTCAAGCGGGCCCTGAACGACGACGAAGGGCCGAACACCGGCGGCATGGGCGCGTACTCGCCCCTCCCGTGGGCCGACCCGAAGCTCGTCGAGGAGGTCATGCAGACCGTTCTGCAGCCGACCGTCGACGAGATGCGCCGCCGCGGCACCCCCTTCTCCGGGCTCCTCTACGCCGGTCTGGCGATCACCTCGCGCGGTGTACGGGTCATCGAGTTCAACGCCCGCTTCGGCGACCCCGAGACCCAGGTCGTCCTCGCCCGCCTGAAGACCCCGCTCTCCGGCGTCCTCCTCGCGTCGGCCGAGGGCACCCTCGCCGACCTCGCGCCGCTGCGCTGGAGCGACGACGCGGCCGTCACCGTCGTCATCGCCTCGCACAACTACCCCGGCACCCCGCGAACCGGCGACCCCATCGAGGGCCTCGACGAGGTGGCCGCGCAGGACGCCCCGCACGCGTACGTCCTGCACGCCGGTACGAAGCGTGACGGTGACGCGGTCGTCAGCGCGGGCGGCCGGGTCCTCTCCGTCACCGCCAGCGGCACGGATCTCACCCAGGCCCGCACCCGCGCGTACACGGCGGTCAACCGAATCCGCCTCGACGGCTCCCAGCACCGTACGGACATCGCGGCGAAGGTGGCGGAAGCCGCCGGGGAGTAA
- a CDS encoding DNA polymerase III subunit gamma and tau yields the protein MSSLALYRRYRPESFAEVIGQEHVTDPLQQALRNNRVNHAYLFSGPRGCGKTTSARILARCLNCEQGPTPTPCGECQSCRDLARNGPGSIDVIEIDAASHGGVDDARDLREKAFFGPASSRYKIYIIDEAHMVTSAGFNALLKVVEEPPEHLKFIFATTEPEKVIGTIRSRTHHYPFRLVPPGTLREYLGEVCGREGAPIEDGVLPLVVRAGAGSVRDSMSVMDQLLAGARDEGVTYAMATSLLGYTDGSLLDSVVEAFAAGDGAAAFEVVDQVIEGGNDPRRFVADLLERLRDLVILAAVPDAGEKGLIDAPVDVVERMTAQAGVFGAAELSRAADLVNAGLTEMRGATSPRLQLELICARVLLPAAYGDERSVMARLDRIERGVNFTGAAAGGPAVGYVPGPDAHAGTGARAGAGTQGGGPVGGPVPSGPSGPAGPAVQSVPPGGGAAAARAAVRGGGAGAPVGQGGPSGPGGDAGHGSAQGPAVPAHTSPPAPAAPAPMPAPVAEQPPVQAPAADSAAGAWPTATAAGSGRRPGGWPTAAAAGGGQPASAPPGAPAPAGAQGAPASAHTQAPGSAASAAPAPSQGAGVPAGAFASAGGGPDPRTLWPNILEAVKNRRRFTWILLSQNAQVTGFDGTTLQLGFVNVGARDNFASSGSEEVLRQALSEQFNVQWRVEAVIDPSGGSAPPPAPGSGFGGGGGYTSGGGGGGYASGGAAPSAPGPGPQQSTAPAPRGDAPASQSRPASGGAGSSSASPHPPRPSAPEPPPSVSLEDDIAADDDPDLDESALSGHELIVRELGATVLEEFSHE from the coding sequence GTGTCGTCTCTCGCGCTGTACCGCCGTTATCGCCCGGAGTCGTTCGCCGAGGTCATCGGGCAGGAGCATGTCACCGACCCGTTGCAGCAGGCGCTGCGGAACAACCGGGTCAATCACGCGTACCTGTTCAGCGGGCCGCGCGGCTGCGGGAAGACGACCAGTGCGCGCATCCTCGCCCGGTGTCTGAACTGCGAGCAGGGGCCCACGCCCACCCCGTGCGGGGAGTGCCAGTCCTGCCGGGACCTGGCGAGGAACGGGCCGGGGTCCATCGACGTCATCGAGATCGACGCCGCGTCCCACGGTGGTGTGGACGATGCCCGTGACCTGCGGGAGAAGGCGTTCTTCGGGCCCGCGAGCAGCCGGTACAAGATCTACATCATCGACGAGGCCCACATGGTCACCTCGGCGGGCTTCAACGCCCTGCTGAAGGTCGTCGAGGAGCCGCCGGAGCACCTCAAGTTCATCTTCGCCACCACCGAGCCCGAGAAGGTCATCGGGACGATCCGGTCGCGGACGCATCACTACCCGTTCCGGCTGGTTCCTCCCGGGACCCTGCGCGAGTACCTCGGTGAGGTCTGCGGCCGCGAGGGCGCGCCCATCGAGGACGGGGTGCTGCCGCTCGTCGTACGGGCCGGCGCCGGGTCCGTGCGTGACTCCATGTCCGTCATGGACCAGCTCCTCGCGGGAGCCCGCGACGAGGGTGTGACGTATGCCATGGCCACCTCGCTCCTCGGCTACACGGACGGTTCGCTGCTGGACTCCGTGGTCGAGGCCTTCGCCGCGGGCGACGGCGCCGCGGCCTTCGAGGTCGTCGACCAGGTCATCGAGGGCGGCAACGACCCCCGGCGGTTCGTCGCCGACCTGCTGGAGAGGTTGCGGGACCTCGTGATCCTGGCGGCCGTGCCCGACGCGGGCGAGAAGGGGCTCATCGACGCTCCCGTGGATGTGGTGGAGCGGATGACGGCCCAGGCCGGGGTCTTCGGCGCCGCCGAGCTGAGCCGCGCCGCCGACCTGGTCAACGCAGGGTTGACGGAGATGAGGGGCGCCACCTCGCCCCGTCTCCAGCTGGAGCTGATCTGCGCGCGCGTGCTGCTGCCCGCGGCGTACGGGGACGAGCGGTCCGTCATGGCGCGGCTCGACCGGATCGAGCGCGGGGTGAACTTCACGGGGGCGGCGGCCGGCGGGCCCGCCGTCGGGTACGTTCCCGGGCCCGACGCGCATGCCGGGACGGGTGCGAGGGCGGGGGCGGGCACACAGGGCGGTGGTCCCGTCGGCGGGCCGGTTCCCTCAGGTCCGTCCGGTCCGGCCGGTCCGGCCGTGCAGTCCGTTCCGCCGGGGGGTGGGGCCGCAGCCGCCCGCGCCGCGGTACGGGGAGGCGGGGCGGGAGCTCCCGTCGGTCAGGGCGGGCCCAGTGGTCCCGGTGGCGACGCGGGCCACGGTTCGGCCCAGGGCCCGGCTGTGCCCGCGCACACCTCTCCTCCCGCTCCCGCCGCCCCTGCTCCCATGCCCGCTCCCGTTGCGGAGCAGCCGCCCGTCCAGGCTCCGGCGGCCGACAGCGCGGCCGGCGCCTGGCCCACCGCGACAGCCGCGGGCAGCGGTCGACGGCCCGGCGGATGGCCGACCGCCGCAGCCGCCGGCGGGGGCCAGCCCGCATCCGCACCGCCCGGGGCGCCCGCGCCGGCCGGTGCACAGGGGGCTCCTGCGTCCGCGCACACCCAAGCTCCTGGCTCTGCCGCGTCCGCTGCCCCCGCCCCGTCTCAGGGGGCCGGGGTTCCCGCGGGGGCCTTCGCCTCCGCGGGCGGAGGGCCCGACCCCCGCACCCTGTGGCCGAACATCCTGGAGGCGGTGAAGAACCGCCGCCGCTTCACCTGGATCCTGCTCAGCCAGAACGCCCAGGTGACGGGCTTCGACGGCACGACCCTCCAACTCGGCTTCGTCAACGTGGGCGCGCGGGACAACTTCGCGAGCAGCGGCAGCGAGGAAGTCCTGCGACAGGCCCTGTCCGAGCAGTTCAACGTGCAGTGGAGGGTCGAGGCGGTCATCGATCCCTCCGGCGGCTCGGCACCGCCGCCCGCGCCCGGCTCCGGTTTCGGCGGTGGCGGCGGTTACACGTCCGGCGGCGGTGGCGGCGGATACGCGTCCGGTGGCGCCGCCCCGAGTGCGCCCGGCCCCGGCCCGCAGCAGTCCACGGCTCCGGCTCCGAGAGGTGACGCCCCGGCGTCCCAGAGCCGGCCGGCGTCCGGGGGCGCCGGCTCCTCGTCCGCGTCGCCGCACCCGCCCCGCCCCTCCGCTCCGGAGCCGCCGCCCTCGGTCTCCCTGGAGGACGACATCGCGGCGGACGACGATCCCGACCTCGACGAGTCGGCACTGTCGGGCCATGAGCTGATCGTGCGGGAGCTGGGGGCGACGGTGCTGGAGGAGTTCTCCCACGAGTAG
- a CDS encoding DEAD/DEAH box helicase, translating to MARQETSAFARELLGAGWAAVFLPGAPARLGRLLLWKPTGAAAGDSRAPTGLETEAVELVLPHGRSVRRRRVEGYALPVAVAVSALADAEPTHPSGAAWQAATRFALRLLADGRLHPALTPAGYDTWQVGPCTAAQRQTLDALAAAFPPHAHCLPEPGPAPIRIAEPAALIRQFCDAVADDLVRTPAAPLAMGALPYAWREARAVPTLREWAEETQAALTAEVSVSLRVDVPEGRRRQFRAVLQLHTAADPALVIEAARLWSEPTEVERLLGPRAETETLLALRRGARAWPPLRRLLGDAAPDQLRLTDDEAFDLLGDATDALRAAGVDVHWPRDLVKALTATAEIGQRTAPGSTAGGLLDTEALLDFRWQVSLGGEPLTEAEMDALAESRRPLVRLRDQWVVADPKLVARAKRRRMEPLTPMEALSAALTGEAERSEMGVPPAGGWGRDGDRVPCAAVGALGDLVARIRDPESRTPVPQPAALKATLREYQKRGLAWLAEMCALGLGGCLADDMGLGKTITLLALHLHRQSDPTTAGPTLVVCPASLLGNWQREAARFAPLTPVRRYHGGDRHLKDLAGDEIVLVTYGVLRRDREVLAETPWSLVAADEAQHVKNPYAVTARELRALPARARVALTGTPVENNLSELWALLDWTTPGLLGSLSGFRDRHARVIEAGEDPEAAERLSRLVRPFLLRRKKSDPGIAPELPPKTETDHVVPLTAEQTGLYEAQVRETMAKIAESEGIARRGLVLKLLTALKQICNHPAQYLKEHSLHQSPPLRGRSGKLDLLDELLDTITAEGESVLVFTQYKQMAALLEKHLAERGTPTLFLHGGTPVARREEMVDRFQRGEVPVFLLSLKAAGTGLNLTRASHVVHYDRWWNPAVEDQATDRAYRIGQDKPVQVHKLLAEGTVEDKVAKLLEAKRALADAVIGSGEAALTELSDADLAELVALGRQS from the coding sequence CTGGCCCGGCAGGAAACATCCGCCTTCGCGAGGGAGCTGCTCGGCGCCGGCTGGGCGGCGGTGTTCCTGCCCGGTGCGCCCGCCCGCCTTGGGCGGCTGCTGCTGTGGAAGCCGACCGGGGCAGCAGCCGGAGACAGTAGGGCGCCCACCGGCCTTGAGACCGAGGCGGTGGAGCTGGTCCTGCCGCACGGCCGCTCGGTCAGGCGGCGCAGGGTCGAGGGTTACGCGCTGCCTGTCGCGGTCGCGGTCTCCGCCCTGGCCGATGCGGAGCCGACGCATCCCTCCGGCGCCGCCTGGCAGGCCGCCACTCGCTTCGCGCTGCGGCTGCTCGCCGACGGCCGCCTCCACCCGGCCCTCACCCCCGCCGGCTACGACACCTGGCAGGTGGGTCCTTGCACCGCCGCCCAGCGCCAGACGCTGGACGCCCTGGCCGCCGCCTTCCCGCCACACGCCCACTGCCTGCCCGAGCCTGGCCCTGCTCCGATACGGATCGCCGAACCGGCTGCGCTGATACGCCAGTTCTGCGACGCGGTCGCCGATGATCTGGTCCGTACGCCGGCCGCGCCGCTCGCCATGGGAGCGCTGCCGTACGCCTGGCGCGAGGCCCGCGCTGTGCCCACCTTGCGTGAATGGGCCGAGGAAACCCAGGCGGCGCTCACCGCCGAGGTCAGTGTCTCCCTGCGCGTCGACGTACCCGAAGGACGCCGACGGCAGTTCCGGGCCGTCCTGCAACTGCACACCGCGGCGGACCCGGCGCTCGTCATCGAAGCCGCGCGACTCTGGAGCGAGCCGACCGAAGTGGAGCGGCTGCTCGGCCCACGCGCCGAGACCGAGACCCTTCTCGCTCTGCGCCGAGGCGCCCGCGCCTGGCCCCCGCTGCGGAGGCTGCTGGGCGATGCCGCTCCCGATCAGCTCCGGTTGACCGACGACGAAGCCTTCGATCTCCTTGGGGACGCCACGGACGCGCTGCGCGCGGCCGGTGTCGACGTGCACTGGCCGCGCGACCTGGTCAAGGCACTCACCGCGACCGCGGAGATCGGGCAGCGCACCGCCCCCGGTTCCACCGCGGGCGGCCTGCTGGACACTGAGGCCCTCCTCGACTTCCGCTGGCAGGTCTCCCTCGGCGGCGAGCCGCTCACCGAGGCCGAGATGGATGCTCTCGCGGAGTCACGCCGTCCCCTCGTCCGGCTTCGCGACCAGTGGGTGGTCGCCGACCCGAAACTGGTGGCCCGCGCCAAGCGCCGCCGGATGGAACCGCTCACCCCCATGGAGGCGTTGAGCGCCGCGCTGACAGGCGAGGCCGAGCGAAGCGAGATGGGGGTCCCCCCGGCCGGAGGCTGGGGGAGGGACGGTGACCGGGTCCCCTGTGCCGCGGTCGGTGCGCTCGGCGACCTGGTCGCTCGTATCCGCGACCCCGAGTCCCGCACCCCCGTGCCCCAGCCCGCCGCTCTCAAGGCCACCTTGCGCGAGTACCAGAAGCGGGGCCTGGCCTGGCTGGCCGAGATGTGCGCACTCGGCCTCGGCGGCTGTCTCGCCGACGACATGGGCCTGGGCAAGACCATCACCTTGCTCGCTCTGCACCTGCACCGCCAGAGCGACCCCACCACCGCGGGCCCCACCCTCGTCGTCTGCCCGGCCTCCCTGCTCGGCAACTGGCAGCGCGAGGCCGCCAGATTCGCACCGCTCACCCCCGTACGCCGCTACCACGGCGGCGACCGCCACCTCAAGGACCTGGCCGGCGACGAGATCGTCCTGGTCACCTACGGGGTGCTGCGCCGCGACCGCGAAGTGCTTGCCGAGACACCCTGGTCGCTGGTGGCCGCCGACGAGGCCCAGCACGTCAAGAACCCCTACGCCGTCACCGCCCGCGAACTGCGTGCCCTGCCCGCCCGCGCCCGCGTCGCTCTCACCGGCACCCCCGTGGAGAACAACCTCTCCGAGCTGTGGGCACTGCTCGACTGGACCACCCCCGGGCTTCTCGGCTCACTCTCCGGCTTCCGTGACCGGCATGCCCGCGTCATCGAGGCGGGCGAGGATCCCGAGGCAGCCGAGCGCCTGTCCCGTCTCGTACGTCCCTTCCTGTTGCGCCGCAAGAAGTCCGACCCCGGCATCGCGCCCGAACTGCCGCCCAAGACCGAGACCGACCACGTCGTCCCGCTGACGGCCGAGCAGACCGGCCTGTACGAGGCACAGGTCCGCGAGACCATGGCGAAGATCGCGGAGTCGGAGGGCATCGCCCGACGCGGTCTGGTACTCAAGCTGCTCACCGCGCTGAAGCAGATCTGCAACCACCCCGCCCAGTACTTGAAAGAGCACAGCCTGCACCAGTCCCCTCCCCTGCGGGGCCGCTCCGGCAAGCTCGACCTGCTCGACGAACTTCTCGACACCATCACCGCCGAAGGCGAATCCGTGCTGGTCTTCACGCAGTACAAACAGATGGCGGCTCTGCTGGAGAAGCATCTCGCCGAGCGCGGCACCCCCACCCTCTTCCTGCACGGCGGCACTCCCGTCGCGCGGCGCGAGGAGATGGTGGACCGCTTCCAACGCGGTGAAGTGCCGGTGTTCCTGCTGTCGTTGAAGGCGGCGGGCACCGGACTCAACCTCACCCGCGCCAGCCACGTCGTGCACTACGACCGCTGGTGGAACCCGGCCGTCGAGGACCAGGCCACCGACCGCGCCTACCGCATCGGCCAGGACAAACCCGTCCAGGTACACAAGCTCCTCGCGGAGGGAACCGTGGAGGACAAGGTGGCGAAGCTGCTCGAAGCCAAGCGTGCCCTCGCCGACGCCGTCATCGGCTCCGGCGAGGCAGCCCTGACCGAACTGTCCGACGCCGACCTCGCCGAACTCGTCGCCCTGGGAAGGCAGTCATGA
- a CDS encoding SWIM zinc finger family protein: protein MSPAVPGPRRAPARGKRAFAATWWGQAWVAALEDSTLDAGRLSRGRTYARKGMVGPVTVAPGKVNAAVQGSRPRPYRSSVHLPVLTDPQWDTLLDTIAARAGHLAALLDDEMPAELVDDARHAGVPLLPLPTELDPECSCPDWGYPCKHAAALCYAIAATIDTDPFVLFALRGRGREEVFAQLRALRTAAQETAAPPAPAGIPAAAAYARWAEEPPELPELPEPAAHTTALPVAPPPGTGLAAADLELLMAHATARAARLLAGDTADLHLTEHQDAVRIAASNPGPEWFHHLVQSTGTKPTAFARLTRAWRHGGPTGITVAEQPYAPDPTVMKATRTALEAALTEMTDSPTHLRTWRNRLTLTHHGIQLRLGPDARWYPYCQDDDGEWWPAAPADSDPVTALTAAWSQNRE, encoded by the coding sequence ATGAGCCCCGCTGTCCCCGGCCCGCGCCGTGCTCCCGCCCGCGGCAAGCGAGCCTTCGCCGCGACCTGGTGGGGCCAGGCATGGGTGGCCGCCCTGGAGGACTCCACCCTGGACGCCGGACGGCTCTCGCGCGGACGCACCTACGCCCGCAAAGGCATGGTCGGCCCGGTCACCGTCGCTCCGGGCAAGGTCAACGCCGCTGTCCAGGGCAGCCGCCCGCGCCCGTACCGCTCCTCGGTCCACCTGCCCGTCCTCACCGACCCTCAGTGGGACACCCTGCTCGACACCATCGCGGCCCGCGCCGGACATCTTGCGGCACTTCTCGACGACGAGATGCCCGCCGAACTCGTGGACGACGCCCGGCACGCAGGCGTCCCACTGCTCCCACTGCCCACCGAGCTCGATCCGGAGTGCTCCTGCCCCGACTGGGGATACCCCTGCAAGCACGCCGCCGCGCTCTGCTACGCCATCGCAGCCACCATCGACACCGACCCATTCGTGCTCTTCGCGCTGCGCGGCCGCGGTCGCGAGGAGGTCTTCGCCCAGCTGCGCGCACTCCGTACGGCAGCACAGGAGACGGCCGCCCCACCAGCACCGGCCGGCATCCCGGCCGCCGCCGCGTACGCCCGCTGGGCCGAGGAGCCCCCCGAACTGCCCGAACTCCCGGAACCGGCCGCCCACACCACAGCGCTGCCCGTCGCCCCGCCACCCGGCACCGGCCTGGCCGCCGCGGACCTGGAACTCCTCATGGCCCACGCCACCGCGCGCGCCGCCCGGCTCCTCGCGGGCGACACCGCCGACCTGCACCTGACCGAGCACCAGGACGCCGTCCGCATCGCCGCAAGCAACCCCGGACCCGAGTGGTTCCACCACCTGGTCCAGAGCACCGGCACCAAACCCACTGCCTTCGCACGCCTCACCCGCGCCTGGCGACACGGCGGCCCCACGGGCATCACCGTCGCCGAACAGCCCTACGCCCCCGACCCGACAGTGATGAAGGCCACCCGCACCGCCCTGGAAGCGGCCCTCACCGAGATGACCGACTCCCCCACACACCTCAGAACCTGGCGCAACCGCCTCACCCTCACCCACCACGGCATCCAGCTGCGTCTGGGCCCCGACGCCCGCTGGTACCCCTACTGCCAGGATGACGACGGCGAATGGTGGCCCGCGGCACCAGCCGACAGCGACCCGGTCACCGCGCTCACCGCGGCCTGGTCGCAGAACAGGGAGTAA
- a CDS encoding mycothiol-dependent nitroreductase Rv2466c family protein has protein sequence MTEQRTVDFWFDPVCPYTWITSRWMVEVTKVRPVTVRWRVMSLSVLNEHRDDNPEGEWGDYMWAPVRVCAAVEERFGPRALGDLFTAMGTRFHLQGDWGNLAGALADAGLPEEMANAAGSTAYDEAIRSSHAQALALAGDDIGTPVVSVTGPGGERVGFFGPVVSPAPAGEKAGQLWDGLLLVAAVPGFYEIKRTRVEEPRFDLAD, from the coding sequence ATGACCGAACAGCGGACCGTGGACTTCTGGTTCGACCCCGTGTGTCCGTACACCTGGATCACCTCGCGGTGGATGGTGGAGGTCACCAAGGTGCGGCCGGTGACCGTCCGCTGGCGGGTGATGAGTCTGTCGGTGCTCAACGAACACCGGGACGACAACCCCGAGGGCGAGTGGGGGGACTACATGTGGGCGCCGGTGCGGGTGTGCGCCGCGGTGGAGGAGCGGTTCGGCCCGCGGGCGCTCGGTGACCTCTTCACCGCGATGGGCACCCGCTTCCACCTCCAGGGCGACTGGGGGAACCTCGCGGGGGCCCTGGCCGATGCCGGACTGCCCGAGGAGATGGCGAACGCCGCCGGGTCCACCGCGTACGACGAGGCGATCCGGTCCTCGCACGCGCAGGCCCTCGCCCTGGCCGGCGACGACATCGGCACCCCGGTGGTGTCGGTCACCGGGCCCGGTGGGGAGCGGGTCGGCTTCTTCGGTCCGGTCGTCTCCCCCGCCCCTGCCGGGGAGAAGGCCGGGCAGCTGTGGGACGGCCTTCTGCTGGTGGCCGCCGTCCCCGGCTTCTACGAGATCAAGCGCACCCGCGTCGAAGAGCCGCGGTTCGACCTGGCCGACTGA
- a CDS encoding PaaI family thioesterase, which produces MRNPDVKDAGPKDLEAKGSPGLAAAREALAAQPFSSLLGARLVAFGEGEAVLELDIRDDLRQQNGFVHGGVLGYAADNALTFAAGTVAGPRLLTSGFTIDYLRPADGTLLRAHARVVRAGRTRVVCRCDLSTTDAEGARTLCAVAQGTIAVAAPR; this is translated from the coding sequence GTGAGAAACCCTGACGTGAAGGACGCCGGTCCGAAGGACCTCGAGGCGAAGGGCTCCCCGGGTCTGGCCGCCGCCCGGGAGGCGCTGGCGGCCCAGCCCTTCAGCAGCCTGCTCGGCGCCCGGCTGGTGGCGTTCGGCGAGGGCGAGGCGGTGCTGGAACTGGACATCCGCGACGACCTGCGCCAGCAGAACGGGTTCGTCCACGGCGGCGTCCTCGGTTACGCGGCCGACAACGCGCTGACCTTCGCCGCGGGCACCGTCGCCGGCCCTCGGCTGCTGACCTCGGGGTTCACCATCGACTATCTGCGTCCAGCCGACGGCACGCTGCTGCGGGCCCATGCCCGCGTGGTCCGGGCCGGCCGCACCCGAGTCGTGTGCCGCTGCGACCTGTCCACCACGGACGCCGAGGGAGCGCGGACCCTGTGCGCGGTGGCCCAGGGCACCATCGCGGTAGCCGCACCGCGATAG
- a CDS encoding MarR family winged helix-turn-helix transcriptional regulator yields the protein MSEAEPDQRLFFLLQRAAHRLRTAADRRCAVAAGVTTAQLGALFAVRDRPGVTQRELARTLGLRESAVTALVTRLITAGLVVKRAHPREHRAVTLSLTDAGADALRAAQPEIDRFNGELRTLLGDEGFARTAAALYELARWDPS from the coding sequence ATGTCCGAGGCAGAGCCCGACCAGCGTCTCTTCTTCCTGCTGCAACGGGCCGCGCATCGCCTGCGTACGGCCGCCGACCGTCGCTGTGCGGTCGCCGCCGGTGTCACCACGGCTCAGCTCGGCGCGCTGTTCGCCGTACGGGACCGGCCGGGCGTCACTCAGCGGGAGCTCGCGCGCACCCTGGGGCTGCGCGAGTCCGCCGTCACCGCACTCGTCACCCGGCTCATCACGGCGGGCCTCGTCGTCAAGCGGGCGCATCCCCGCGAGCACCGGGCCGTGACGCTGAGCCTCACCGACGCGGGCGCCGACGCCCTTCGCGCCGCTCAGCCGGAAATCGACCGCTTCAACGGCGAGTTGCGCACCCTGCTCGGCGATGAGGGATTCGCGCGCACCGCAGCCGCCCTGTACGAGCTCGCCCGCTGGGACCCGTCGTGA